The following proteins come from a genomic window of Gottfriedia acidiceleris:
- a CDS encoding MFS transporter has translation MWKNRNVWIVLFGEFGAGIGLWFGIIGNLEFMQKHVPSDFFKSLILFFGLLAGVFVGPLAGRLIDQYSKKRILLISGLGRTLSVILMFFAIQYESIIFMVLFLVMLQISAAFYFPALQAVIPMIVKNEQLLTLNGIHMNISTISRIAGTSIGGILVVSTSLTNVYGMSMLAYAFLFFMTFFLRIEEPMIKPINVEKTKKSKADKGFAEIFALIRNSPTILNLFILNLVPVLFLGGFNLMVIEISDLQHDPSIKGLIYTSEGISFMIGAFVIKRLTKRYTNKQLLYFSTFLVAFAQLSLFFADHHWMTLISFAIFGFSVGCFFPVCSTVFQTSIDKSYHGRLFSFRSMYDRVTFQIVLLGTGLFLDTIGLQYMVLIFGTVSLLILARLLYNDKKSKAELVNETKNLSM, from the coding sequence ATGTGGAAAAACCGAAACGTTTGGATCGTTTTGTTCGGTGAATTTGGTGCCGGTATAGGTCTTTGGTTCGGAATTATCGGAAATTTGGAATTTATGCAAAAACATGTACCTTCTGATTTCTTTAAATCGTTAATTCTTTTTTTCGGTTTATTAGCAGGAGTGTTTGTTGGTCCGTTGGCTGGACGGTTAATTGATCAATATTCAAAGAAAAGGATTTTATTAATTAGTGGTTTAGGCCGAACTTTAAGTGTGATTCTTATGTTTTTTGCAATTCAATACGAAAGTATCATTTTCATGGTTTTATTTTTAGTTATGCTGCAAATTTCTGCTGCATTTTATTTCCCAGCGCTTCAAGCTGTTATACCAATGATTGTTAAAAACGAACAGTTATTAACTTTAAATGGGATTCATATGAATATTTCTACAATATCAAGAATTGCTGGAACTTCAATTGGTGGTATTTTAGTTGTATCAACAAGTCTCACAAATGTATACGGAATGAGTATGCTAGCATATGCATTTTTATTTTTCATGACGTTCTTTTTACGAATAGAAGAACCTATGATCAAACCAATAAATGTAGAAAAAACAAAAAAATCTAAAGCAGATAAAGGATTTGCTGAAATATTTGCTCTTATAAGGAACAGTCCAACAATCCTAAATTTATTTATTTTAAACCTGGTGCCAGTACTTTTTCTTGGCGGATTTAATTTAATGGTAATCGAAATAAGTGATCTTCAACATGATCCTTCAATTAAAGGCCTAATTTATACAAGTGAAGGTATCTCGTTCATGATTGGAGCATTTGTTATAAAACGATTAACAAAAAGGTATACGAATAAACAATTATTATACTTTTCAACTTTTTTAGTAGCTTTTGCTCAGCTATCACTTTTCTTTGCAGATCACCATTGGATGACACTTATCTCATTTGCAATTTTCGGATTTTCAGTTGGTTGCTTCTTTCCTGTTTGTTCAACTGTTTTCCAAACTTCAATTGACAAATCATACCATGGTCGACTTTTCTCATTTAGAAGTATGTATGACAGAGTAACATTCCAGATTGTTCTTTTAGGTACAGGACTATTTTTAGATACAATTGGTTTACAATATATGGTTTTAATTTTCGGAACGGTTTCTCTCTTAATTCTTGCTAGATTATTATATAATGACAAAAAATCTAAAGCAGAGTTAGTGAATGAAACCAAAAACTTATCAATGTAA
- a CDS encoding GNAT family N-acetyltransferase yields the protein MGILEDYTGKGIGTKLFQNIEEWAIKHRISRLELTVVKQNEARVCLYKKMG from the coding sequence ATTGGAATCTTAGAGGATTATACAGGTAAAGGTATTGGTACTAAATTATTTCAAAACATAGAAGAATGGGCAATTAAACATAGGATTTCAAGATTAGAACTGACTGTTGTAAAACAAAATGAAGCAAGAGTATGTTTATATAAAAAGATGGGGTAA
- a CDS encoding antibiotic biosynthesis monooxygenase family protein, with product MILEAVMLQVKDGMEAEYEEAFRGASEIISSMKGYLSHELQHCLEVKGKYLLLVQWETLEDHTVGFRQSTEYQEWKKQLHHFYDPFPTVEHFKKVKL from the coding sequence ATGATATTGGAAGCCGTTATGCTACAAGTTAAGGATGGTATGGAAGCGGAATATGAAGAAGCATTTCGTGGGGCATCAGAAATAATTTCTTCAATGAAAGGTTACTTATCTCACGAATTACAGCATTGTCTGGAAGTAAAGGGGAAATATTTACTACTGGTTCAATGGGAAACATTAGAAGACCATACAGTTGGATTTAGACAATCTACCGAGTATCAAGAATGGAAAAAGCAATTACATCATTTTTATGACCCATTTCCGACTGTTGAACATTTTAAAAAGGTTAAACTTTAG
- a CDS encoding NucA/NucB deoxyribonuclease domain-containing protein, whose product MKNRFVKVALTVGILTSGFFGVANGSDATTQKNDLVMYIYVGGKNVKTYNFPDAKYPESAKHWKDALRKGESNFCTIKRGEAEYNRSQSLKGIKTKKGYDRDEFPFAMCDEGGKGADVRLIHSSDNRGSGASVGNTLRPYKNGTKVKFVIK is encoded by the coding sequence GTGAAAAATAGGTTTGTAAAAGTTGCGTTAACAGTTGGTATTTTAACGAGTGGATTTTTTGGAGTAGCGAATGGATCAGATGCAACGACTCAGAAAAATGATTTAGTCATGTATATATATGTTGGTGGGAAAAACGTTAAAACTTACAATTTCCCGGATGCGAAATATCCGGAATCGGCAAAACATTGGAAAGATGCGTTAAGAAAAGGTGAGTCGAATTTCTGTACGATTAAAAGGGGCGAAGCTGAGTATAACCGTAGCCAATCATTAAAAGGTATCAAAACGAAAAAAGGATATGACCGAGACGAGTTTCCATTTGCGATGTGTGATGAAGGTGGAAAAGGTGCAGATGTGAGATTGATACATTCGAGCGATAACCGTGGTAGTGGGGCATCAGTAGGGAATACGTTACGTCCGTATAAGAATGGTACAAAGGTAAAATTTGTGATTAAGTAA
- a CDS encoding Ig-like domain-containing protein has product MRKWTTILLVISLVVGSFIPSRLFETTKVNAQSTPISLGFSPADAAMDPELPVVYLTKLGSKNVTAVNYETGQVKTIVLPYPSEHIEVYGDYVYATQQKVSHDRYSSGNGGIAIINRSDFSLVRVANITIDPMDIAIDKDGYLYITPGSGQWVALKVINLADFTEVPQTLYTTIYAGATIFYNKENSKIYTVDSEDISPMDIDAFEVDHGKIINHYDSPYHGDYNLETEANITPDGLHLYNHSGAVFDLAPLRAGDMTYSLGMGGDYYDFAFSLADNLTFAANSNGGIDVFTYNTDEFLYSLKENVLPEKLLYKNGLFVVYSDQNNKYYCEFINDVKPAPFSVVDSAVFDLDHWTDENLPKLTDGMLNVPINTIFALQFPQNLTIRDLNGITLAGSNGNVPIDVETDHGTLIIQAENLDPSTNYTLSIKKEAMTGYLNEALTSDLTYSFKTKIPPITNLSVATDSNLAPKEYRFNATSTGGQNVEYKFSVNENGTWKVLQEYSSSSSFTWNPKAKGTFHFKVEARSAGSTMAYEKLTDFYQTVTDNESPTVTITKSTERLTNKPVSIQVSATDNIGVQSIQLPNNVVVSGSNATYDVSKNGSYYFYVKDIFGNTTNKEVVVNNIDTIVPKMDVIPSTTEVTLSNVLLVANASDASGIAKIILPNGSEVNGTNAIFPVSKNGTYKFIAEDVAGNRTTKSLIVSNIRPPAPSVSSIWNSHTRITGKTTPNASITAKVGSKVIGQGKALQTGQFSITIPKQQAGTIVVVTATLNGGTSNPTKVTVLDKIAPSKPVVNKVTSNTTILTGKAEKYATVYVYAGSKYLGKGKVDSKGAFRITIVKQRKGTKLSVYAVDSAKNKSGSTIVTVY; this is encoded by the coding sequence TTGAGAAAATGGACAACCATTTTACTAGTCATCAGTCTTGTAGTCGGAAGTTTTATTCCTAGCAGGCTGTTTGAAACAACAAAAGTAAATGCACAAAGTACACCAATCTCACTCGGTTTTTCACCGGCTGATGCAGCAATGGACCCAGAGCTTCCTGTTGTATATTTAACAAAACTAGGTAGTAAAAATGTGACAGCTGTCAATTATGAAACCGGTCAAGTGAAAACAATTGTGTTACCGTACCCATCGGAACATATTGAAGTATACGGAGATTATGTCTATGCAACGCAACAAAAAGTTTCACACGATCGATATAGCTCTGGAAATGGTGGAATTGCGATTATCAATCGAAGCGATTTTAGCTTAGTTCGAGTAGCGAATATTACAATTGATCCAATGGATATCGCAATCGACAAAGATGGGTATCTGTATATTACACCAGGTTCAGGCCAGTGGGTTGCACTAAAAGTAATTAATCTAGCTGATTTTACCGAAGTACCACAAACGCTTTATACCACTATTTATGCTGGTGCGACAATTTTTTATAACAAAGAAAATTCAAAAATTTATACTGTTGATTCTGAAGACATCTCACCAATGGATATCGATGCGTTTGAAGTTGATCATGGAAAAATCATCAACCATTATGACTCCCCGTATCATGGGGATTATAATTTAGAAACAGAAGCGAACATTACACCCGACGGATTACATTTATATAATCATAGTGGGGCAGTGTTTGACCTTGCACCACTTCGTGCAGGTGATATGACGTATTCACTTGGAATGGGTGGGGATTACTATGATTTTGCATTTAGTCTTGCAGACAATCTAACATTCGCTGCTAATTCAAACGGTGGTATTGATGTGTTTACATACAATACAGATGAGTTTTTGTACTCATTAAAAGAAAATGTTTTACCAGAAAAATTATTATATAAGAATGGATTGTTCGTTGTTTATTCTGATCAGAACAACAAGTATTATTGTGAGTTTATAAATGATGTAAAACCAGCGCCTTTCTCGGTGGTTGATAGTGCTGTATTTGATTTGGATCATTGGACAGACGAAAATCTGCCAAAACTGACAGATGGAATGCTGAATGTGCCAATCAATACGATTTTCGCATTACAATTTCCACAGAATTTGACTATTCGAGATTTAAATGGCATCACGCTAGCTGGATCAAATGGAAACGTACCAATTGATGTTGAAACGGATCATGGGACACTTATTATTCAAGCAGAAAACCTCGATCCAAGTACAAATTACACATTAAGCATTAAAAAAGAAGCGATGACAGGCTATTTAAATGAAGCATTAACATCCGATTTGACGTATTCATTTAAAACGAAAATACCGCCAATTACGAATCTATCTGTTGCAACTGATTCAAATCTTGCACCAAAAGAGTATAGATTTAATGCAACTTCTACTGGTGGGCAAAATGTAGAGTACAAATTTTCTGTGAATGAAAATGGCACATGGAAAGTTTTACAAGAATATAGTTCTTCATCTAGTTTTACATGGAATCCAAAAGCAAAAGGAACATTCCATTTTAAAGTGGAAGCAAGAAGTGCAGGTTCAACGATGGCGTACGAAAAACTGACTGATTTTTATCAGACGGTAACTGATAATGAGAGCCCGACAGTGACGATCACAAAAAGTACTGAACGCCTTACAAATAAACCAGTTAGTATTCAAGTGTCTGCGACTGATAATATTGGTGTTCAATCGATTCAATTACCTAACAATGTAGTTGTTTCAGGTAGTAACGCAACATATGATGTATCAAAAAACGGATCATACTACTTTTACGTAAAGGACATATTTGGAAATACGACGAATAAAGAAGTCGTTGTGAACAATATTGATACCATTGTACCTAAAATGGATGTGATTCCAAGTACAACCGAAGTAACGCTATCAAATGTTTTACTTGTTGCAAATGCAAGTGATGCATCTGGAATTGCAAAAATTATCTTACCAAATGGTAGTGAAGTGAATGGGACTAACGCAATTTTCCCTGTTAGTAAAAATGGAACTTATAAATTCATCGCTGAAGACGTGGCTGGAAATCGTACTACGAAATCTTTGATCGTTTCAAATATCAGACCTCCAGCACCATCTGTAAGCTCAATTTGGAATAGCCATACTCGTATTACTGGGAAAACAACCCCAAATGCGTCGATTACAGCAAAAGTTGGTTCAAAAGTGATTGGACAAGGAAAAGCATTGCAAACTGGCCAATTTAGTATAACAATTCCAAAACAACAAGCAGGTACAATTGTTGTAGTTACAGCTACTTTAAATGGGGGCACAAGCAATCCAACAAAAGTAACTGTACTTGATAAAATTGCTCCTTCAAAACCGGTTGTAAATAAAGTAACATCAAATACAACAATCCTAACTGGGAAAGCAGAAAAATATGCAACTGTGTATGTTTACGCAGGCTCAAAATATTTAGGAAAAGGGAAAGTGGATTCAAAAGGAGCGTTTCGAATCACAATTGTAAAACAACGAAAAGGCACTAAACTTTCCGTTTATGCGGTCGATTCAGCAAAAAATAAAAGTGGAAGCACAATTGTAACCGTATACTAA